Within the Erigeron canadensis isolate Cc75 chromosome 6, C_canadensis_v1, whole genome shotgun sequence genome, the region TTAGAGGCATTAACCCTGAAGGGTGGTGATAGTTAGAGTATTGTTTTGTAGGCTTGTTAATTTTACAGTTTGGTATAAGAGTAAAGATGATGGTGCTACTATCACCTCCCACCCTGAAACCATAGTTTCATTTGAAAAGACAACACCCCCATAAATTTGATAACCCAAAAAAGCCAAAAGACATGAAAAGCTTTTTTATATCCGCTAATTACACTTTTGTTTGATAGTGCATGTAGTTCATTTGACTTCGTTGGATTGGACAAAGTTGTCTGAAAGTGTCCGACTATGACTTAGATATCTgcatatttttttgttaataacaagataaacaaatatattgcGTACTAAAATGAATGCTATCAACATTTGTCATGGTAGTTTTGATCTAAGTTTGCATAAAATGTGAcatgttaaatatattttaggTCATTTTGAAAAGGATATATTACATTTGTCTTGGGACAATCGAGTATAACAGGTTTTAGGCCGCATACTTTGAATCTTtggttataatttttgtttatgcTTACACTGAATTGTAAAACATGGAAATCTTTTTAGATCTTTCTGTTTCTACTCAAGAGGCTTCTAAAAGCTTTATGTGGTTTAATCTAATAGACCTTGCATTGGAGATCAAGATGGGAAACAAACCCGCAAAGGAAAAAGATGAGGTACTGGTAAAGGTTGTGCCACCATTGGACCGTGCATACGTGCGTTGGCTTGCCAAAGATTTGGAGAGGATTCATGGCCATGTTCCCATAAAACCCCGTGCTGTAAAACCACCAGATCATTACATCGAATATATGCAAATGAATGGATGGTTAGATCTGGACCTAAATGATCCTGCACTTGTGCATCTATTCAACTAACAATGTGTCCATTCTAGTAAAAGTTGTATGTGATATTGTGGGTGTAAATGCATAATCACTTGTCTCTTTACATAAGGTATGAACTCGCAATATGACtgctttaatttattttcatcGCAAAACTAATAACGATAATTAAAATTTTGCTTGTGATGTTGTGTGGTCTCTGCTTGTCAAATACTAGAGTGGACTTTTTCCGTAAAGATTGTCACCAACCACTCACTTTGACACCACTAGTAAAGAAATTTTGGAAATCTACTAGTTGTGGGTCTGAGAAGAGTCATTAAGTGTGTATTCTATGAGTGACTTTACAAAAAGCACAGGAAGGAAAATCAAACCGCTCAATGCTGCTACTTATAATGTTCCAAAACAATTTCATCTTCAAGCGAAGTTCCTTGGATAATGAAATTATAGTGGGAAAGTCTATAACCCGGGACATACAAAATATGATTTTGACCAACAAAACTTAATGGAACATATTTGTACATATTTCCATTTCTTATTGATTTGTATCTCTTTGACCGCTTGACATGTTGATGAAAACAAGGTTTATTTTTAACTAGACATTCACATACTTTATTATACTTCGGTCTTGTTATATATCATTACTAAGAATTTTAACCGGGCGTTGCCAGGGGAGGCATATCGTCACCTTATCATGCAAACATACATCTAGCATTACCCAAAAGTTTGGACACTTAAAGTTTACTATAAGAAGTAGAAAACAATCgataaaattaaaaacccaaaagtcaattggtaaaaattaaaaactttgttacttaagtttatataaaaatgttagatTGAAAAAGACAAAATTGCTACAGTACCGAGTCGCTACAGTGTACCTAGTTAGTACTGTTTTTTGCTATAGTGCTGAGTTATTGCTACAGGACCGAGTgaacattaaatattttttttctacagTAAAAGCTACAGTGCTTTTAGAGTGGGAGTTGACTTTTAAGAattgttattataataattgttgGGATAATTGGTAAATACAAAAAGcagaaaataatttaaatgtaGAAAATTTTATACACGTACGTACGTTTAAGgttcaaatcaaaaataaaaaaggaaatatGTTATCGAAACTGAAATTAGAAAGAATTAAGggtagaataaaaaaaattagtgtaactgtaaatgaaaataaaagctAAGTGGTAAAACGAAGAAGTTGCAAAAGACCCATCTTTTGTTCAATTAACAGATGCATTGGTTACTTTTTGATCATTGGGAGAAGTTACAAAGGTTGTAAgaataaaatggaaaatgaaatgtgAGACCCATCTTTTGTTCAATTAAGACACCATTAAGATGAATtggttattttttaattttgtttggtCTATTTGGTTAAGTGCCTACATCACTAACTGAGTATAAGGGGTGATATAcacaaatttttgaaaacaaacGAGTTCAAATTAGGACCTTTTGACATATCCTATGTCTGGAGATCCTAATCCCGGGAGAAGTTGAGACGGTGATTCCAAGTTTCAACACATTTAAAtgagtacttttttttatatacatattttgatTATTAGCGGGTTAAAATTTAAGAAAGATTTGGGAAAAGATTCATGATTAAAGAGGAAATTGAATTCCGAAATGTTCCTTTTGACAGGTGCATGATGTCTTGATGAAGCAAAGGATCTATTTGACGCTACAATGTACCGAGTTAGTACTGTTTTATGCTATAGTGCCGAGTTATTGCTACAGGACCGAGTTagcattaaaaaattatttttttctacaGTAAAAGCTACAGTGCTTTTAAAGAGGGAGCCGACTTTTGAGAattgttattataataattgttgGGGATAATTGGTAAatacaaaaagcaaaaaataatttaaatgtaGAAAATTATAAACACTAACGTaaatgtaagtcccaactaatactagatgggtgctgaagacacctggaggattctccagttgattgatttGGTAGCATGTCAACTAGGCTTCGCTGTCATtaccattctctttcttccatttgttgtcttcgacttcaattggaatgtcttcaggtatatgtctttagatctcaactggaggaagtcatcagttgcataaactgtacattgcaactagacttcaaatatttcgaacaattcttcatgctctccagatgtaactggagagatccagttttcagcaaaactggacctaacaaattccccctaattgtcctgaaatattgccaagtattttcaaacttgtttctatacaagtgtaagtttgaaatacttgagtctgataaaacctattaattttccaagacatttttctagatcatcaaatgccttgggtttaattttaattgtttgtagatcttatcagttatctaacttgtgaattacaatctggcaacttgtatatacacaattttacaatgaagttacaagaaagtaaataaagttACAAGTAGaaagatagaaggaaaacttaaacagatgacCCTttgccagttttccttctcttggcaACAGATGAGATTGActgtttgtcttcaagatcaaggcctaatctttcttcaatgtttcccttgaacttgatcagattttgcaatacatattcccagcctttttcagcCTTGTTCTTTCGCTGCCTACTCTCCAGCAAGttcaacatctccacatgctctgaatgaccatactgatggacatcagggttctcagttgttcttttgggtccaccaaagtattgaacctcgaccacaaagtgtttggcaccaggtttgATCGATACTttcacatcagtgatcttacctttattgtgccttcgacattgtacatcatataagtatgtgcgagcctctgattcatttgtcagtttgatcttgctcgtgctcagtttgtgagtagcagctcgaatatcatcagttgtgggttcagatggttctacccaagtcctcagatttgcatctcttgataaggctttctgttttcttcctttggacttgggtggagttaatactttgctgaccaccttcttaacttgttcaatccgtttgagaatcccttctgaccttatctctttagccttttccaccgatacattcaaacacttggcatcaagaccagcttcatcgtcttggtagtgtttgtccagttctatttcaagcatttccttcagggcattgacaatccttggatcttcttttattttcttatattccaacagttgcaagccaaggagttgtacgtcagttacatcaacaagaggggttggaagattttttcttgattcaaactgattgaccttcatttgtttcttcctttccttgaccagatacccaacccttgctaatttctgactttcgctttcaTTAATTGGAGGAAATtggtcaacattgccagtttccaaaatAGGTGCATCAGTGGCAGGTTTCtcagagtcatcagttgcaatggccttttTCTTATCCACATTTCCCCTATCAACCAtatcatcaaaagattcaataacctgctcaccagcctcagtactggtagcaacaaccatctccttccctgaaCCTGAAGCTTCAACCAGAGTGCGAGGGATACGAatagacctttcccccttggcagcatctagtccttgcctaatagctttaaaatcggcatgactggaggccaagcgatctagaggctgccacgattgcatgttcttgcactctttgaagactccacataagatgcgaactgtcctccacagatgattaatctcttgagattgagtcatgacatttccacaagtggtgtcttgactATTTTGGATTGcttgaagtatatttaaatcatctggagagagcccagttgccgGCACTtccttttcaacttctttttccctttctttgCCAGCTTCAGTGGTCAGTTTTTCAATTGCAATAATGTGATtagataccttgctggctaatgtatccagactgcacctcaactgattgatcttaGATATTATgggggtgagatcaacctggggcgctgcagtcttggtgatctcagatatcaccctttctatcaaGTTATTTTCCCTTtcagccaaggtattttcaaatttctgaccaactgaagtggccaactggttgccaagctcaacaacatccagaccaggtttgTCAACAAGCAATTTGACCTGTCTTTCTAATTTtttcaactcaacctctgatgatctgacagtattatTCAACAGGTTGGTGGTGGATGTGTGTACCTTTGATTAAGTTAATTCAAAACCTTCCTTTAAAGAAGTAGCCAGTGAATTgcagctgatgaccaactcgttgagcttcctgaataccaagttctcattgccagagaacttgttaatccccaaatcaaccacccttacattggtaatatgatccttgtggtatttggagagggacttggtattcttgtccagtgtcttctgaatatcctccacccttgttaaaaggtttgagatatcggttTGGAAAGACAAGAACTGGTTGTCCAGTGATGGAGGGGAATGTGCCACTGGACCTGCTCGGAATGCAAcagatacaactggaggaggtacattaagtgaaggttctccagttgttgttgcaccagctgaaggaatagaagttgttgaagaagcaaggggaagagattcaatgtgacgttcatgctgagaatgctcaggtgtgaacgtcggcgacggtggtgtaagaatgtgtctatttctaggcacattcatggatgaaagtagttgtcgagaggcgaatgttggaatttcttgtaaggaggagaagtcaagtggtgaaactgaaacttgtggttcttggggctgaccatggagagaagggagctgatcaagtacagttgcaccAGCCATCTCCTAGTCAGaatcagtctcagatgaatccgaagattcaagctgaaactcaccctcatttatgccaagatccttAAATGTTgagggtggctgaacaagttgttcagactcttgatgaccagtttgagtttcctcaatggtttcatcagttataggattCGTTGCCGAAACATCTTCTCCCTGAAAAGAGGcaactggagcctcaactacaactgctctttcctcagttgcaatatcatgggcTTGTGATTTAGAGACCACGATCACTGGCTTGGACTAGTCAGATATAGCAaattctgatctagatcttcttctacttttggtGAATCTTCTTGCCTTGGAACCGCCTGGATGCCTGAGGGGAGATCTCCAGGATCTGCAACAGTCACAACATctgcagacgaactggtgggtccctcattattttgaggcccgcccagttgtctttctgactcacctggtggtggtgcatcagttttagagaatgccagtagcattctcgaagaaatctggacttcatcagatgtggacacaaggttgtccagatttcttaataattctggcacagagtataatgattgcgtgttgttgtattcttctttgcccagaattagtatgaaacaaagagatagaaatcgcgaaaatgggatacaaggacccctgttgccttttaATTTAAACACCAAGCTTCTGAACAAGATGTTTGCGAAATccacccttagtccattccataggcagtatgccatttctgcctggaaagAATTTATGTGGTCTAAACCACCAGAATTCCCACCTAAACTTTCTaccaaatggaccatgaagtacttccaggatggtgaaagccctctcatagtaatTGATCCTTTGGTCTTCAGTACACCTCCCTCCAGGACTTCTTTATtacccatgtcaaggaagacctgacggaagTTGATATCTggagaaatcaccactggactctcatcttgtctccagtaattgaggttaagggcctccctcaatgtctcagtggtgatggtacacgggactgacccatcctttaaagtaaaggagatggatgagcagtcatcagaattggacgctgtgtaccagaactcgcacaagtagtcatgaaacaacttgtttgggttcaaagaaaaggcatcgctgaggggagaatccTGAAGGAAGGGttggattttcccaatgagagaatcagcagcctgatgcccttgaagagatgccattggattgtttggatttaattttattaattttgaactTGTGGGGGCACCAACAGCATGAGAAACATTTTCGGATGGAACATACTcgacagtgagtagattcacatcacgagagcgagatgaagatttaggagccatttgagattttggatttagggtttttgatttaaagaagaaagagagaaagagatatcgaattgtgaatgattggaagagtaaatgaaaggaatttttgtgcgaagtaaatgagaaaattatttagtgcgggtatatataggcaataaaatattaccaatatatatacgcagagatattttaatccccaaattttacaaacaaattcaaaatttgatttttagtaattttgagAGTTCAAAGACATTTAATACCTTCCATCAaacatttaatgctatgacggtTGTTATTCCTactcacccattaacttcaacaattcccataaaaagtgcaataATTTTCAGCAGAAAGTCTTGATACATAaaacatgtcaggtgacgtttgtgagtgcgatacaaacactcgagtatcatcacgtgtcacaagtattgaccaagtaaaacatCACGTTAtaaaatctggttgaccacaagtttaagacaagaccaaactagcatactggagagattttccagatgccagtttcaactgagaaATTCactagttgcatttttcaaaataaaacgaattttaattggaaaaatattttgagtctttccccctaaaaatgtgatccatttgatcaatgactggtctttgagtacatcaaggcgttcaatctccaaccaatcaaggatca harbors:
- the LOC122605325 gene encoding uncharacterized protein LOC122605325 isoform X1: MWFNLIDLALEIKMGNKPAKEKDEVLVKVVPPLDRAYVRWLAKDLERIHGHVPIKPRAVKPPDHYIEYMQMNGWLDLDLNDPALVHLFN
- the LOC122605325 gene encoding uncharacterized protein LOC122605325 isoform X2, encoding MGNKPAKEKDEVLVKVVPPLDRAYVRWLAKDLERIHGHVPIKPRAVKPPDHYIEYMQMNGWLDLDLNDPALVHLFN